Proteins encoded within one genomic window of Anopheles gambiae chromosome 3, idAnoGambNW_F1_1, whole genome shotgun sequence:
- the LOC3291900 gene encoding uncharacterized protein LOC3291900 yields MEAVSHHEAYIRCSWTFRFVCLALPLIIHLQATSPLDYVHGKASSVAMEPDVASAIFVISASLAINRVLAKAIPFYTGEQQRGEEEDAERTRKPTLKVETMMICLIMVLGNIVFCDFALRLVWIPVQYLLWWICKHKLLTLVVKTVLFFVKDFTAFRPYYLKALANSSSRRGFQFLRLVTALKILHSVVARLEEYPKQIALRDRSYPPAPSVVAEPEGTEQANVSEKVTSKPPPTS; encoded by the exons ATGGAAGCGGTATCACACCATGAGGCGTACATACGCTGCTCGTGGACTTTCCGGTTTGTTTGCCTGGCGCTCCCGTTAATCATCCATCTGCAGGCAACGAGCCCGCTAGACTACGTGCACGGGAAGGCAAGTTCCGTTGCCATGGAGCCCGATGTTGCTTCCGCCATATTCGTCATCAGCGCCAGCCTAGCGATAAACCGCGTCCTCGCAAAGGCCATACCTTTCTACACGGGCGAACAGCAGCGGGGCGAGGAAGAAGATGCGGAACGGACGAGAAAGCCAACATTAAAGGTTGAAACCATGATGATTTGTCTGATAATG GTGCTTGGTAATATAGTGTTTTGTGACTTTGCACTGCGCTTAGTGTGGATCCCGGTACAGTACCTGTTGTGGTGGATCTGCAAGCACAAACTTTTG ACACTGGTGGTGAagacagttttattttttgttaaagaTTTTACAGCCTTTCGCCCGTACTATTTGAAGGCGTTGGCTAATTCGAGCTCTAGAAGAGGATTCCAGTTTTTACGCCTTGTGACGGCGCTGAAAATCCTTCACTCGGTTGTGGCACGGCTAGAAGAATATCCGAAGCAGATCGCACTCCGCGACAG AAGTTATCCTCCAGCCCCATCAGTCGTTGCCGAACCGGAAGGCACGGAGCAGGCAAATGTTTCTGAAAAAGTAACTAGCAAACCACCCCCGACGTCCTAA
- the LOC1280044 gene encoding 3,4-dihydroxyphenylacetaldehyde synthase → MANMDINEFREFGRAAIDFVADYLENIRDRDVLPSVEPGYLHDLLPGELQNEPEDWKTIMEDFKRCILPGLTHWQSPHFHAFYPSQTSYSSIVGETLAAGLGVVGFSWICSPVCTELEVIMMNWLGQLLNLPKSFLNCDEGNGGGIIQGSASESILVAVLAAREQAVRRLRTQHPELTEADIRGRLVAYTSDQSNSAVEKSGILGAIKMRLLPADETGILRGSTFIQAVEEDVAKGLFPVICVATLGTTGTCAYDNLAEIGPYCNEHNIWLHIDAAYAGAALCLPEYTHIMKGAELADSLNFNLHKWMFVNFDCCAMWFKDAGSVTQSFSVDRIYLQHQFQGHSKAPDYRHWQIQLGRRFRSLKVWITLRTMGAEKIRSLIRFHIQLANRFEEYVRTDDRFEVLCSTLALVCFRLKGDDARSKQLLENITKRKKIFMIPATYQGKFIIRFMICGIDPQMHDIEYAWEEVRSQADLLLGVDENRNVAKQAIEPVEPKLYEKSSEIGKITESLTGMVISSEKGQ, encoded by the exons ATGGCAAACATGGACATTAATGAGTTTCGTGAGTTTGGCCGAGCGGCCATCGATTTTGTGGCGGACTATCTGGAGAACATCCGGGACAG AGATGTCCTGCCCTCGGTAGAGCCGGGCTATCTGCATGATCTGCTGCCGGGAGAGCTGCAGAACGAACCGGAGGACTGGAAAACGATCATGGAGGATTTCAAACGGTGCATCCTGCCCGGGCTTACCCATTGGCAGTCGCCCCACTTTCACGCCTTCTATCCATCGCAAACGTCCTACTCATCGATCGTGGGTGAAACGCTGGCGGCTGGGCTGGGAGTTGTTGGGTTCAGTTGG ATCTGCAGCCCCGTCTGTACCGAGCTGGAGGTGATCATGATGAACTGGTTGGGACAGCTACTGAATCTTCCGAAATCGTTCCTCAACTGCGACGAAGGAAACGGCGGCGGCATCATCCAAGGATCGGCCAGCGAGTCCATCCTGGTGGCGGTGTTGGCTGCCCGCGAGCAAgccgttcgtcgcttgcgcaCGCAGCATCCCGAGCTGACGGAGGCGGACATACGCGGACGCTTGGTGGCGTACACGAGCGATCAAAGCAACAGTGCGGTCGAGAAGTCGGGCATTCTGGGTGCGATCAAGATGCGCTTGTTACCCGCCGATGAAACTGGAATACTGCGCGGTTCAACCTTCATCCAGGCGGTCGAGGAAGACGTAGCAAAGGGCCTCTTCCCAGTGATCTGTGTCGCAACGCTCGGCACAACGGGAACCTGCGCCTACGACAATCTAGCCGAAATTGGTCCGTACTGTAACGAGCACAACATCTGGCTGCACATCGATGCAGCGTACGCCGGTGCGGCCCTCTGTCTGCCGGAGTACACGCACATCATGAAGGGTGCGGAGTTGGCCGACTCGCTCAACTTCAATCTGCACAAGTGGATGTTCGTCAACTTCGACTGCTGCGCGATGTGGTTTAAGGATGCGGGCTCGGTAACGCAATCGTTCAGTGTCGATCGGATCTATCTGCAGCATCAGTTCCAGGGCCATAGTAAGGCGCCGGATTATCGGCACTGGCAGATTCAGCTCGGTCGTCGGTTCCGCTCGCTCAAGGTGTGGATTACGCTGCGTACGATGGGTGCGGAGAAGATCCGGAGCTTGATTCGGTTCCACATACAGCTAGCGAATCGGTTCGAGGAGTATGTCCGGACGGACGATCGGTTCGAGGTGTTGTGCTCGACGCTGGCTCTGGTTTGCTTCCGGCTGAAGGGAGACGATGCACGGTCGAAGCAGCTGCTGGAGAACATTACGAAGCGGAAGAAGATCTTTATGATACCTGCGACGTACCAGGGTAAGTTTATTATCCGCTTCATGATCTGCGGTATCGATCCGCAGATGCATGATATTGAGTACGCTTGGGAGGAGGTACGATCGCAGGCGGACTTGTTGCTCGGTGTGGATGAGAATCGGAATGTGGCGAAGCAGGCGATCGAACCGGTGGAACCGAAGCTGTACGAGAAGAGTTCGGAGATCGGTAAGATCACGGAAAGCTTAACCGGAATGGTGATTTCGAGCGAAAAGGGACAGTAA
- the LOC1280045 gene encoding aromatic-L-amino-acid decarboxylase isoform X3 has translation MQAPEFKDFAKEMVDYISNYLENIRDRRVLPTVQPGYLRPLIPDEAPQQPEKWEEVMADVERVIMPGVTHWHSPKFHAYFPTANSYPAIVADMLSGAIACIGFTWIASPACTELEVVMLDWLGKMLDLPKEFLACSGGQGGGVIQGTASEATLVALLGAKAKAMKRVKEEHPDWDDNTIVSKLVGYTSNQSHSSVERAGLLGGVKLRGLKADENLKLRGETLEQAIKEDLDAGLIPFYVVATLGTTNTCAFDRLDEIGPVANQYNVWVHVDAAYAGSAFICPEYRYLMKGIETADSFNFNPHKWMLVNFDCSAMWLKEPYWIVNAFNVDPLYLKHDMQGSAPDYRHWQIPLGRRFRALKLWFVLRLYGVDNLQAHIRRHCGFAKQFEALCRADDRFEIFGEVAMGLACFRLKGTNELSEALLKRINGRGNIHLVPSKVNDVYFLRMAVCSRFTEPADIDYSWKEVAAAADELLAEQKK, from the exons ATGCAGGCGCCAGAGTTCAAGGACTTTGCGAAGGAGATGGTCGATTACATCTCCAACTATCTCGAGAACATCCGCGACAG GCGTGTTCTGCCGACCGTTCAGCCCGGCTACTTGCGGCCACTGATTCCGGACGAAGCGCCGCAGCAGCCGGAAAAGTGGGAAGAGGTGATGGCCGACGTTGAGCGCGTGATCATGCCCGGTGTGACGCACTGGCACAGCCCCAAGTTCCACGCCTACTTCCCGACGGCCAACTCCTACCCGGCGATCGTGGCCGACATGCTGAGCGGTGCGATCGCTTGCATCGGTTTTACTTGG ATTGCCAGTCCTGCCTGTACCGAGCTGGAGGTGGTTATGCTTGACTGGCTGGGCAAGATGCTGGACCTGCCGAAGGAGTTCCTGGCCTGCTCCGGTGGGCAGGGTGGCGGTGTCATTCAGGGCACGGCCAGCGAGGCAACGCTGGTCGCGTTGCTCGGCGCTAAGGCGAAGGCGATGAAGCGCGTCAAGGAGGAGCATCCCGACTGGGACGATAATACGATCGTGTCGAAGCTGGTCGGATACACATCCA ATCAATCCCACTCCTCGGTGGAGCGTGCCGGACTGCTCGGCGGTGTGAAGCTGCGCGGCCTGAAGGCGGACGAAAATCTGAAGCTGCGCGGTGAAACGCTCGAACAAGCGATCAAGGAAGATCTGGACGCAGGGCTGATTCCGTTCTACGTGGTGGCGACGCTCGGCACCACCAACACGTGCGCGTTCGACCGGCTGGACGAGATTGGACCCGTCGCCAACCAGTACAACGTGTGGGTGCACGTCGATGCGGCGTACGCCGGGTCGGCCTTCATCTGTCCCGAGTACCGGTACCTGATGAAGGGCATCGAGACGGCCGACTCGTTCAACTTCAACCCGCACAAGTGGATGCTGGTCAACTTCGACTGCAGCGCCATGTGGCTGAAGGAACCGTACTGGATCGTGAACGCGTTCAACGTCGATCCGCTCTACCTGAAGCACGATATGCAGGGCTCGGCACCGGACTACCGCCACTGGCAGATCCCGCTCGGTCGCCGGTTCCGTGCGCTGAAGCTGTGGTTCGTGCTGCGCCTGTACGGGGTGGACAATCTGCAGGCCCACATTCGGCGCCACTGCGGGTTCGCCAAGCAGTTCGAGGCGCTGTGCCGGGCGGACGACCGGTTCGAGATATTCGGCGAGGTGGCGATGGGCCTGGCCTGCTTCCGGCTGAAGGGCACGAACGAGCTGAGCGAGGCGCTGCTGAAGCGCATCAACGGGCGCGGCAACATCCATCTCGTCCCGTCCAAGGTGAACGATGTGTACTTCCTGCGCATGGCGGTGTGCTCGCGCTTCACAGAGCCGGCCGATATTGACTACTCGTGGAAGGAGGTGGCCGCGGCCGCCGACGAGCTGCTGGCCGAGCAGAAGAAGTAG
- the LOC1280045 gene encoding aromatic-L-amino-acid decarboxylase isoform X1: MIESAVQHPRQLCRVHRRREKCPRLFVCLSAIVISHSVVWKLLNIFYFYHLLTNFIKMPVPCETRTEMQAPEFKDFAKEMVDYISNYLENIRDRRVLPTVQPGYLRPLIPDEAPQQPEKWEEVMADVERVIMPGVTHWHSPKFHAYFPTANSYPAIVADMLSGAIACIGFTWIASPACTELEVVMLDWLGKMLDLPKEFLACSGGQGGGVIQGTASEATLVALLGAKAKAMKRVKEEHPDWDDNTIVSKLVGYTSNQSHSSVERAGLLGGVKLRGLKADENLKLRGETLEQAIKEDLDAGLIPFYVVATLGTTNTCAFDRLDEIGPVANQYNVWVHVDAAYAGSAFICPEYRYLMKGIETADSFNFNPHKWMLVNFDCSAMWLKEPYWIVNAFNVDPLYLKHDMQGSAPDYRHWQIPLGRRFRALKLWFVLRLYGVDNLQAHIRRHCGFAKQFEALCRADDRFEIFGEVAMGLACFRLKGTNELSEALLKRINGRGNIHLVPSKVNDVYFLRMAVCSRFTEPADIDYSWKEVAAAADELLAEQKK, from the exons ATGATAGAGAGTGCAGTACAGCATCCCAGACAGTTGTGCCGCGTCCATCGTAGAAGAGAAAAGTGTCCgcgcctttttgtgtgtttgtcagCGATTGTCATAAGCCATAGCGTCGTTTGGAAGCTTCTGAATATATTTTACTTTTACCATTTGTTAACTAATTTTATCAAGATGCCAGTGCCGTGTGAAACGAGA ACCGAAATGCAGGCGCCAGAGTTCAAGGACTTTGCGAAGGAGATGGTCGATTACATCTCCAACTATCTCGAGAACATCCGCGACAG GCGTGTTCTGCCGACCGTTCAGCCCGGCTACTTGCGGCCACTGATTCCGGACGAAGCGCCGCAGCAGCCGGAAAAGTGGGAAGAGGTGATGGCCGACGTTGAGCGCGTGATCATGCCCGGTGTGACGCACTGGCACAGCCCCAAGTTCCACGCCTACTTCCCGACGGCCAACTCCTACCCGGCGATCGTGGCCGACATGCTGAGCGGTGCGATCGCTTGCATCGGTTTTACTTGG ATTGCCAGTCCTGCCTGTACCGAGCTGGAGGTGGTTATGCTTGACTGGCTGGGCAAGATGCTGGACCTGCCGAAGGAGTTCCTGGCCTGCTCCGGTGGGCAGGGTGGCGGTGTCATTCAGGGCACGGCCAGCGAGGCAACGCTGGTCGCGTTGCTCGGCGCTAAGGCGAAGGCGATGAAGCGCGTCAAGGAGGAGCATCCCGACTGGGACGATAATACGATCGTGTCGAAGCTGGTCGGATACACATCCA ATCAATCCCACTCCTCGGTGGAGCGTGCCGGACTGCTCGGCGGTGTGAAGCTGCGCGGCCTGAAGGCGGACGAAAATCTGAAGCTGCGCGGTGAAACGCTCGAACAAGCGATCAAGGAAGATCTGGACGCAGGGCTGATTCCGTTCTACGTGGTGGCGACGCTCGGCACCACCAACACGTGCGCGTTCGACCGGCTGGACGAGATTGGACCCGTCGCCAACCAGTACAACGTGTGGGTGCACGTCGATGCGGCGTACGCCGGGTCGGCCTTCATCTGTCCCGAGTACCGGTACCTGATGAAGGGCATCGAGACGGCCGACTCGTTCAACTTCAACCCGCACAAGTGGATGCTGGTCAACTTCGACTGCAGCGCCATGTGGCTGAAGGAACCGTACTGGATCGTGAACGCGTTCAACGTCGATCCGCTCTACCTGAAGCACGATATGCAGGGCTCGGCACCGGACTACCGCCACTGGCAGATCCCGCTCGGTCGCCGGTTCCGTGCGCTGAAGCTGTGGTTCGTGCTGCGCCTGTACGGGGTGGACAATCTGCAGGCCCACATTCGGCGCCACTGCGGGTTCGCCAAGCAGTTCGAGGCGCTGTGCCGGGCGGACGACCGGTTCGAGATATTCGGCGAGGTGGCGATGGGCCTGGCCTGCTTCCGGCTGAAGGGCACGAACGAGCTGAGCGAGGCGCTGCTGAAGCGCATCAACGGGCGCGGCAACATCCATCTCGTCCCGTCCAAGGTGAACGATGTGTACTTCCTGCGCATGGCGGTGTGCTCGCGCTTCACAGAGCCGGCCGATATTGACTACTCGTGGAAGGAGGTGGCCGCGGCCGCCGACGAGCTGCTGGCCGAGCAGAAGAAGTAG
- the LOC1280045 gene encoding aromatic-L-amino-acid decarboxylase isoform X2, with product MANNSINPFNIPPVTEMQAPEFKDFAKEMVDYISNYLENIRDRRVLPTVQPGYLRPLIPDEAPQQPEKWEEVMADVERVIMPGVTHWHSPKFHAYFPTANSYPAIVADMLSGAIACIGFTWIASPACTELEVVMLDWLGKMLDLPKEFLACSGGQGGGVIQGTASEATLVALLGAKAKAMKRVKEEHPDWDDNTIVSKLVGYTSNQSHSSVERAGLLGGVKLRGLKADENLKLRGETLEQAIKEDLDAGLIPFYVVATLGTTNTCAFDRLDEIGPVANQYNVWVHVDAAYAGSAFICPEYRYLMKGIETADSFNFNPHKWMLVNFDCSAMWLKEPYWIVNAFNVDPLYLKHDMQGSAPDYRHWQIPLGRRFRALKLWFVLRLYGVDNLQAHIRRHCGFAKQFEALCRADDRFEIFGEVAMGLACFRLKGTNELSEALLKRINGRGNIHLVPSKVNDVYFLRMAVCSRFTEPADIDYSWKEVAAAADELLAEQKK from the exons ATGGCCAACAACAGTATTAACCCATTTAACATCCCACCAGTC ACCGAAATGCAGGCGCCAGAGTTCAAGGACTTTGCGAAGGAGATGGTCGATTACATCTCCAACTATCTCGAGAACATCCGCGACAG GCGTGTTCTGCCGACCGTTCAGCCCGGCTACTTGCGGCCACTGATTCCGGACGAAGCGCCGCAGCAGCCGGAAAAGTGGGAAGAGGTGATGGCCGACGTTGAGCGCGTGATCATGCCCGGTGTGACGCACTGGCACAGCCCCAAGTTCCACGCCTACTTCCCGACGGCCAACTCCTACCCGGCGATCGTGGCCGACATGCTGAGCGGTGCGATCGCTTGCATCGGTTTTACTTGG ATTGCCAGTCCTGCCTGTACCGAGCTGGAGGTGGTTATGCTTGACTGGCTGGGCAAGATGCTGGACCTGCCGAAGGAGTTCCTGGCCTGCTCCGGTGGGCAGGGTGGCGGTGTCATTCAGGGCACGGCCAGCGAGGCAACGCTGGTCGCGTTGCTCGGCGCTAAGGCGAAGGCGATGAAGCGCGTCAAGGAGGAGCATCCCGACTGGGACGATAATACGATCGTGTCGAAGCTGGTCGGATACACATCCA ATCAATCCCACTCCTCGGTGGAGCGTGCCGGACTGCTCGGCGGTGTGAAGCTGCGCGGCCTGAAGGCGGACGAAAATCTGAAGCTGCGCGGTGAAACGCTCGAACAAGCGATCAAGGAAGATCTGGACGCAGGGCTGATTCCGTTCTACGTGGTGGCGACGCTCGGCACCACCAACACGTGCGCGTTCGACCGGCTGGACGAGATTGGACCCGTCGCCAACCAGTACAACGTGTGGGTGCACGTCGATGCGGCGTACGCCGGGTCGGCCTTCATCTGTCCCGAGTACCGGTACCTGATGAAGGGCATCGAGACGGCCGACTCGTTCAACTTCAACCCGCACAAGTGGATGCTGGTCAACTTCGACTGCAGCGCCATGTGGCTGAAGGAACCGTACTGGATCGTGAACGCGTTCAACGTCGATCCGCTCTACCTGAAGCACGATATGCAGGGCTCGGCACCGGACTACCGCCACTGGCAGATCCCGCTCGGTCGCCGGTTCCGTGCGCTGAAGCTGTGGTTCGTGCTGCGCCTGTACGGGGTGGACAATCTGCAGGCCCACATTCGGCGCCACTGCGGGTTCGCCAAGCAGTTCGAGGCGCTGTGCCGGGCGGACGACCGGTTCGAGATATTCGGCGAGGTGGCGATGGGCCTGGCCTGCTTCCGGCTGAAGGGCACGAACGAGCTGAGCGAGGCGCTGCTGAAGCGCATCAACGGGCGCGGCAACATCCATCTCGTCCCGTCCAAGGTGAACGATGTGTACTTCCTGCGCATGGCGGTGTGCTCGCGCTTCACAGAGCCGGCCGATATTGACTACTCGTGGAAGGAGGTGGCCGCGGCCGCCGACGAGCTGCTGGCCGAGCAGAAGAAGTAG